The stretch of DNA GATCCCAACATCCTGTTTAATAATCCTATTTTGAGAAAAAGAAGTGGATTCAATTATTGTTAGTAACACACCAAAACAATATGAGACGCGATTACTGATTGGATCTAACATAATCCCCTCGCACAGTAAGGATATACGCAAATGAAGGATTCAAATTGTCACATATGATTGGGTGCAGTAGAATAGCCAATGGGAGAATCGCACGCAGGCTCCCTTCCGTCACTATAAATATGTCTCTTGCCACTGACGCTGCTGTATTTCTCCAAGCTTTTTAGCTCTTTTCTCTCCTTGGGCTAGAAATGTCGGGTCGCGGGAAACAGGGCGGCAAGGCTCGCGCCAAGGCCAAGACTCGCTCTTCCAGGGCCGGCCTGCAGTTCCCCGTGGGCAGAGTTCATCGGCTGCTACGCAAGGGAAACTATTCCGAGCGCGTCGGAGCTGGTGCGCCTGTGTACCTGGCGGCCGTGCTCGAGTACCTGACGGCTGAGATCCTGGAGCTGGCGGGCAACGCGGCGCGCGACAACAAGAAGACGCGCATCATCCCGCGCCACCTGCAGCTGGCCATCCGCAACGACGAGGAGCTCAACAAGCTGCTGGGCAAGGTCACTATCGCGCAGGGCGGCGTCCTGCCCAACATCCAGGCCGTGCTGCTGCCCAAGAAGACCGAGAGCCACCACAAAGCCAAGGCAAAGTGAAATGTTGGCATCCCCTATTTGATCAGTAAAGTCatcctaaacacaaaggctctttTCAGAGCCACTCACAACATAGGAGAAGAGCTGCATGCTTTTAAATGTCACCAATGCAAAACGTGTTTCCTCAGGAAAGTCTAGTAGACTGCGAGTGAACACACATACCCAAGCGTTGTTCTTCCTTTCCCCAATATTTAAGCTTACAAGAACTACATGAATGTTTTTGGGAGGTAATTGTAACTGAAAGTGAAGCGGTCAGTTTTGgtaaaaggtagatatacagagaagagagagagatattccgtTCTTCGATTTAGTCCCCAGCAGTCCCAGCCGTCGGAGCTGTGCAGATCTGTAGTCAGGACACTCTTCCAGTTTTCACACGCAGATGcaaggtccgaaggctttgggtcgtcttcgGCCGCTTTCCAagacaagcaggaacctggatgggaagtaaggcctctcggattagaacaggcgcccaaatgggatcctggctcgtttaAAGCGAGGACTATAACCTCTGTGGTATCGCGCTGGGCCCGGAGCATTGTTTTAAACAATAGTTTGTAGTGTTTGGTTTATTGTGAGAACATTTTCCGTACTTGCCTATAATTTTCACCTGAAATCCACAATGATAGCCTTTAAAAAGCTGGACTGGTTACTTTTTGTGTGTGGAGGGTATCTTTTTCCCTCAAGGTTGCCCCGTACGCATTTCTGCACAAAACGGATTAGTGATGCGAACGGGTAAATAATGTCATGTTCCTTCACCAGGTAGGTAGCCCTGTATAGTAGACCAACGTGAAAGCGattggccagagatgaaccaatccAGGCAAGGCGCGAGTGATTTCGAATGATCTCGGGCCAATAGTAGCGGGCCAGATTCTATAAAAAGGAGATGGGGTTTCCTTTTCCTCATAGGGTTATCTGAGCTCTCAAAACCTCCTCTCCCTATGGCTCGCACGAAGCAGACGGCCCGCAAGTCGACCGGCGGCAAGGCCCCGCGCAAGCAGCTGGCCACCAAGGCGGCCCGCAAGAGCGCGCCGGCCACGGGCGGCGTCAAGAAGCCGCACCGCTACCGGCCGGGCACGGTGGCGCTGCGCGAGATCCGGCGCTACCAGAAGTCGACGGAGCTGCTGATCCGCAAGCTGCCGTTCCAGCGGCTGGTGCGCGAGATCGCGCAGGACTTCAAGACGGACCTGCGCTTCCAGAGCTCGGCCGTGATGGCGCTGCAGGAGGCGTGCGAGGCCTACCTGGTGGGGCTCTTCGAGGACACCAACCTGTGCGCCATCCACGCCAAGCGCGTCACCATCATGCCCAAGGACATCCAGCTGGCGCGCCGCATCCGCGGGGAGCGGGCTTGAATGTGACCATCCTTGCTTAAGTTATAAACACAAAGGCTCTTTTCAGAGCCACCTAATTGTTTCAATGGAAGTTGCTGTAATCATTTGTAATACTATTCTATCCCCCAACACTGGCAAGTTTAGGATTCAGTGCTAATTCAACAGGCTTTGGGTAGAAACTTTTGAGATAAAAGACGGCTAAACTGAAGGGCTCGCTGCAATTCAATTATAATTGCTGCACATTTAAAAAGGTGTTTTGCAGAGGTGGTCTATTTTCTATttggaatatttaaaaagatgtcaTGGTTTTAGTTGTAACTTAGACATCAGTTTCAAATTTGCATAGCGTATACGCAATATTGAAAAGAGTTCTTAAAGCTTAAATAAggctttaaaaagatgttttttggAAAACCCGCCCCTAGAATTTGGGTTTCTGCCAATGGAGGGGCGGGGCTGACACTGCGGCGCTTCATTACACAGTTCCCGCGTTCTGTTCTCAACGAGGTCCGCAGGCCGGGTATAATGACACTTGTCAGACTTGCAGTGCCATTCTCAAACTTGCAGGGTGAGATTCAGCATGTCTGGTCGCGGGAAGGGCGGCAAAGGCCTTGGCAAAGGCGGCGCCAAGCGCCACCGCAAGGTGCTGCGCGACAACATCCAGGGCATCACCAAGCCCGCCATCCGCCGCCTGGCGCGCCGCGGCGGCGTCAAGCGCATCTCGGGCCTCATCTACGAGGAGACCCGCGGCGTGCTCAAGGTCTTCCTGGAGAACGTCATCCGCGACGCCGTCACCTACACGGAGCACGCCAAGCGCAAGACGGTCACGGCCATGGACGTGGTCTACGCGCTCAAGCGCCAGGGCCGCACCCTCTACGGCTTCGGCGGCTAAAGCTGCTCCCTGCAACCCCAAACTATCAACCAAAGGCCCTTTTCAGGGCCAACCACTTGCTCTGCGAAAGGGCTCTGTTTGCTTTCTCCCCAATCATTCCTTTTAGGGTAGGTTTCTGCAACTGTTTTGCGGCAGGCGACCTGTAAATCGAGATTTGCAGTACTGAACTTGGATTGAGTGTGTTTGAGTATTTGGCTTCTGCCTGTGAATTGCAACAAAAATGTCTGCGTCTAGGTGTGTATTGAGTAGATTGTTGAACTCCTTAATGTTAGTTCTACCATGTCCCTGATTTAGGCAGCTGATGGATTGAACCCTTTTTTAGGAAGATGGTGTTTTGAACAGATATTTATTGTCCTTACAACATCATGATTTCAGCACTGACGTTTAACGGACTGTGCAGCACCTGTCTAGTTCAGTATGTTTGTTCCATTTGCTTTCAGGATCCTGTATCTCTCAAAGTAGTCCGTATGAAACAACTGTTCTACTTAGCTTTGTACCTCATCAGCCTTGCGGgggaacaaaggaaaaaaaacggGGAATGATTCAAGGGTGATGGACAAAGATAGGGAGAAGATATATTTCAAAAGGTAGTTTCACCACGGTAAACAGGCCTATTAAGCCATCTGACTAACGGCAACACAACTGCAGAAGAAAGTTAATAGTTAATACAGCAGATACCATATCACCCATCCACATTTACATAACGGTAGGAGGGTAGGGGCAGACACTTGGTGCACCTCTCGCTGCGTTCCCAGGAAATTAGAAGGAACCGAGAATCACCCGAGGAGATAGCTTCTACAAGGTGTATATTAACTCACTGCACAATACTGATTAGGGATAATTATTTTCAAACTCATGCCAACATAGAAATGACCTTTAAGCCTAGAAACAGTACAGCTCTTTCTGAGCAGTTGGGCGGCCCTGAGAAGGGCCTTTGATTCAAGTGTTAAGCCAAAATGAAGTCAGAAGGTTTAGCCGCCGAAGCCGTAGAGGGTGCGGCCCTGGCGCTTGAGCGCGTAGACCACGTCCATGGCCGTGACCGTCTTGCGCTTGGCGTGCTCGGTGTAGGTGACGGCGTCGCGGATGACGTTCTCCAGGAAGACCTTGAGCACGCCGCGGGTCTCCTCGTAGATGAGGCCCGAGATGCGCTTGACGCCGCCGCGGCGCGCCAGGCGGCGGATGGCGGGCTTGGTGATGCCCTGGATGTTGTCGCGCAGCACCTTGCGGTGGCGCTTGGCGCCGCCTTTGCCAAGGCCTTTGCCGCCCTTCCCGCGACCAGACatgctgcaaacaaagaacttTTGCAGTGAGAATGCTGGAGCGGCAGACTTATATAGCCCACTTCCACTGCACCGCCCACAACGCGCTCAACCCACTGGGCAGGCGGGAAACGTGACGCCCGCTGTCTCCGCCCCTTGCCCCCCGCTGAAGTTACCGCGTACTGTTCAGTGGAGGATGGAACCAAGCCGCC from Ochotona princeps isolate mOchPri1 chromosome 1, mOchPri1.hap1, whole genome shotgun sequence encodes:
- the LOC131480892 gene encoding histone H3.1-like; its protein translation is MARTKQTARKSTGGKAPRKQLATKAARKSAPATGGVKKPHRYRPGTVALREIRRYQKSTELLIRKLPFQRLVREIAQDFKTDLRFQSSAVMALQEACEAYLVGLFEDTNLVRFSMSGRGKGGKGLGKGGAKRHRKVLRDNIQGITKPAIRRLARRGGVKRISGLIYEETRGVLKVFLENVIRDAVTYTEHAKRKTVTAMDVVYALKRQGRTLYGFGG
- the LOC105942505 gene encoding histone H2A type 1-H — encoded protein: MSGRGKQGGKARAKAKTRSSRAGLQFPVGRVHRLLRKGNYSERVGAGAPVYLAAVLEYLTAEILELAGNAARDNKKTRIIPRHLQLAIRNDEELNKLLGKVTIAQGGVLPNIQAVLLPKKTESHHKAKAK